The DNA region TACAGGAATTGTCtataaaattggattttttttcctactgaaatCAATTTTCATGCCTTAAGTATCAGAGCTGATAGAAAAAACAATTCTGAAAACACATGCATAGGAAAGCAAAATACTTACCAAGTGTTATAAATGCCTCCTCTTGCCCTACAAAGTTCAACATTATCTCAACTAGGGATCACAAGAGGTATCTCACTACAGGCAATATTTGCTTCTATGGAAAGCACTTAGTAAGGAAAGGTGAAGAGGGAGAAGTACTAAAAGGAGTGACTTGCTGCTGTTTGCAGAACTGTAACAGTTTAGAAATAAATGCTAGGTAGGAATGAAGGAACTGGCTTAATGCTAGATAGGAATAAAAAGAACTGGCTTCATGATCAGTCAGTCATTATCATATAGAAAGAGGCCATTATAATTCCAATATAAAATGCAAGGTCCAGTTTTCACTAAGTAAAACTGGGAGATGGGTTGAAGCCCCTAAGCATTAAGGCCAGCAGAGGAATCTCTATTAAACACAGGATTTGGTGTCTACCCAAGCCTCAGAGATACTGGGCAAACCCTGCAGATGAGCTACAGCCACTCCACATTTAAACAGGTAGCTGCACTTAACACAAACAGCCATCAAAATAGTTCCAACACCCAGATCATTAGTATCACCTGTGCTTTGAATTTTTTGGTGAGGGCATACTTGACTCTGAAGAAAAAAGCATTACATTGCAGATATAACAAAAGTTTGTAAAGAAAACTTTATGCTCTATCATAATGCTTCATATTAACTTGCTAATTCTGTAGGAATTATTCTAGGAATGGGCTCCAAGTGTGACGTGGTTTGAGAGCAAAGtgggtttttcttcttctgtcagACACAAAACCACCTACACATCAAAGACTCAGTCCCCTGAAATGAGCAGCATTCCAGCTGTGAAGCCAAACTTCCATTGATCTTTAACATTAGCAGAGCCACACTAATGACTTAAGCATGGTAAAAAAAACTGCATCTTGAGGATGAAGAACTGCAAAGGCATTAAACATATCCTCCATGGTGCCTGCAGCATGGGCCCACACCCACAGAAGTGTTTGCTCTTAATCTCTGACTGCTATTACTCTCACTCATAAATCCTTCTTCAATTACAAACAGTTTTAATTAATAACATACCCCCTGTGCCTATGCCCTGGGCCATTTCCACTAAAACTATTAAACCACAGTGTCTCATGTGGCAACTAAAAGCAGCAACAGCCTTTTTTGCAAGCCTGTGAGCAGTTTGTAGTGTGTTAAGAGCACAGCTGCAGGTATGCACCTGATCACCCCTCCAAACAGTGGGCCAACAGGGGAATCATCTCAGCAAGAACTATCCAAAGCTAGTACAACAAAATGGTTGTGAAGCATGACAGCAAACCTGccctagaaaaaaaatctccatccCAGGCATTCAGCCAGCCAGTCACCAAATTATCTACTTTTATCAAATTTCCTAGCTCTTCACCCTGGGCATCCTTCCCCACAAAACTTCCCAGTCTGTATCCCTGCCTTTTGAAACAGGACCTTGATTGCTCTGTCTCGTGGTTTAATAACCAGCACCTAAAAAAGCTGCTTTCTACAGGAATTCACATACATTTTCTCCATCCCTTTTCTTACTGCCTTAGGTTCAAACAGAGCTCAAGTCCCAAGAGCTTATCTCCATTTCCTCTTTTACAACTACAGCTCAGCATTGTTACACAACACTGTGCTTCTCCTAACAAAGAGACTCAAGTTCTATGCCAAGAGCTCAGAAATTCAGACACTGGTGTATCTTCAGATAAGAGAATGACTGTGGGGGCTCTGAATCACACAGCAATTTCTTCTTGCAAGACCCATTCAAGCACCTGAGGGCTTCCTCTTACAGGGACACAACAAGCTCTGCTTTCTGTCACCTTCAAACAAGCAGCTTCTGTATTACTCTCAAACTGACAGCTGATTGGAGCTAATGAAACATTAGAGTGGCAGCTGCTCTttggtattttaaaagtaatatttaCACTCCAAGGGCTTGACCATGCCCTACGAGATGACTCAGAGCCAGAAACAATGCTGGTTTGTACAAGACAAAGTAAATAAACGTGTCCCAGATCTCACACAGCAAAGCTGTCAACCTATGAACAACTTTAGTTGGAAGTTTAAAATAGAATTATCTTACTATTTTGTATTATTTACATTCAATACTTGAGACCAATGGTTCTACACAATCCCTTGAAAAACGGTGGAATAAACACTTCCAAACAAAACACATGGTGCCTCTGCCATCATATATCAAGCCATGCTAGCACATTCCAGCTCTCACCCCATCTCCTCCAAGTCACTCCTTTGCTTCACAGGACCCTTCTCCTCTTGCCCCATGGGCTGCACCTTACCTACATCTGCCACACCCAAAATATGGTATTTTGGAATACTACAATGTATGGCTCAGTTGGTTATTTAAGGGCCCTTTGCTTCCTCATCTCTTACTCACCCGAACTAGTACCAACTGCACCCTGCAGGATGCTCTCGGTACACCCTGTCCAGCTGCAAGGGCTGTCAGAAGCCTAAGCACATTTTATTGAACTACAGCAGTCACAGCAGGCTGAAACCCACCAAACTTGCAGTAACATCAAACATTTTATTGTTCACCAATGCACTAGGTGAGAACATAATTTCTCAGCGAGCACCACACCTTACCCTGGCCCATCAGTGATcaggcagcacagcctgccctCTGCCAGAGGGTGAAAACAGCACAGGAGCTTGTCCTTTCTGAAGGGTAGGgttgttgtttttgtgtttggctgttttcttggggttttgtttttttaatgttgagTGTTATTACAAGGCCCTTTCTTACAATGCAAGAAACAGTTAggcagtattttattttgtttcaaatgtaCTATTAAGACTGTTTCAAGTTCATGTACTTTGATCAATGATAATTCCTGTTAATGACATGACCACCATCATCACCATTTGCTCTGGAAACTTCTTACTCAGTGCTGGCAGTTAACAGAGAGCTTAGTCAGGCATCCCTAAGCACAAACCAAAGCTGCTCACTCACCTGCACACTGTCACAGGCTGGGTACCTACCAGCACAGTATCCTGTAGGcatttgaaaaaacagagataTTAAGtacaaaagacaaaaccaaatgACAAGTCACTTATTTCTCACTTCCCAATTCCCCCACTGTCTACTCACTTTTGGAAAATGTTCTGGAAAATTTCTGCTACAATCTGTCTCAAGGTATTTGCTCACTGTGAGATAAAATTGCTTGCATTAGCTAAACTAATTGTCAACCTATGCAAACACATGAAAGACCATTAAGTGAGAGGCATATGTGAAGTACTGAAGGACTTATGCAGTTTTCCCAGCTGTCTTTTTAAGAGTTGTCTCAAATCCATTCCTTGTAGTAAAATTAACAAGCTTACACCACTTTAGAATACCACACTGTTTAAAAGTTTACATCACCATtctatagaaaataaaaaaaatcaagcaaacaAGAATTCTAATCTCTCTACAACTTTTGGCAGTTTAAATGTGGTGGGCTTGACCTGGGCTGGACACCATATACCCATCAAAATCATGATAACACTCCCCTTTCTAGCTggatggggaaagaaaaggtaaCAAAAGGCTCCTTGGTTGAGAAAAAGCACAGGGAAGTAATTTACTAATTACAATCATGGGAAAAACAGACCCAGTGtgaggaaattaatttattacccatcaaatcagagtagggtgatgcaaaataaaacacctGCCCCCCAGCACTCCTTTCTTCCCAGGTTCAACTTTACTCCAAGTTCTCTACCTCCcccaggagggacagggagtgGGTGCTGTGGTCAGCTCTTCACACATTGCTCCtgccctccttcctcctcagtcCCTCACAAACTGCTCTAGTGTGGGTTCCTTGCACAGGGTGCAGTCCTCCAGGAACAGACTGCTCCAGTGTGGCTCCCCACTGCTggcaaggagggagggaagagaatGCTCCCCGTGGGCCTCCCTGGGTTGCAACAGGACAACCCTCCACGGGCTGTTGTCACTGCACCCTTTACCTGAGGGATTGTTCACTCTCAGAAGCACAGGCAGCATCAAACCAGCAcctggctctggctctgcagaCTCGGCTGGTGCCTCTTTCTTACCAGGAATGTTGTGGTGAAGCAAAACATTACCTTCAAAGATCTTCCAATGGATGAATTCATGCTCAGCTCACTACCCCCAACTGCTGAGACATAACAGCGCCTGCACATACAGCAGAGGCCAAACTTGCcagatttttttaacagttaTAATAAGGAATTATTTCCCAGTTATTAACTTTGTGTCTAGGGATTCTGCtacataaaacataaaacagacATAGCATAGGACCCAGCTAATAGAGCATAGCAGGTGTATTCCTCTTGAAATCAACATCTTAGACTTCTGTAATATTCATTTTTTCTGCTACCGTTTTCTAGTACCAAATAAACTTCAAATTCTTTATTTCGTAAGTGTAACTCTTAATTTTTTCTCCAATGTGAATAAAatttaacagaaagaaaaaaagttaagcTATTGAATGGCACTATATATTTGCTTTAAGCTGTACTCTACATGTGGAATATTAAAGACATTATTCAAAAAATGTTCAGCACATATTGTTTACTGGATCTTGTATTGCAGGGCAGATCTTTATTAAAAGGCAGTATTTGTTCCACAACATACACTTCATACACTGGAGAACAGGAAGCCAATGTGCCCATGTACAAACTAACTTTGCACTTCAAGTACTCTGAGAAGATTCTCCAGTTTGCCAGCAGCAACCTGACTAGGGGGCTCTGGATGAGAAAAGGTAATACAGCAGAAACAAAGTGTAAAAACTGATTTGCATTAGTGTGCCATGGTGCATATGTTTGTGCACACCTGGAACTGGAGTGGACAAGACAAGAATGACGCTTAGGGACACAATAATCCAGCCACTAGGCACAGATAACCAGTTTTTGCCTCATTTATACCTAAGTTTTATCAAAGACACATGCAGCACCAAAACCATGCCAAGCCCCATATTAAGCAAAAAACTTCCAAGAAAGGCTAAACTAATACAATAAActgtaaaatttaaattaacagAATGACCTCAAGCACAACTGCTCAACAACCATTACCAGGGTTAAGAAAGTTTGCCTTGCTGGAACtttaggaaaaatgttttaagcaGATTAAAAAGCTTGCTAACAACAGCACAACAGTGGAATGAAAGTCATGTTATCTTACAGCACAAAAATCTCACTAAGGTGTGACTACAGGAAGCTCTATGcacaaccaagggaaaaagaaaacaatcatCATATTGTATAGTTTCACAGTGCACAAGTAAGTAGTTATGAAGAAAAGTCAATTTTCCATGTGGTCATTTTTGTGTCCTCTGCTTCAGAAAGGACACCATTTGCAGACAACGACAGCTTGTTTTCTCTTGCTCCTTCCCCTACCAGCCATTACAGCAGCTTATGACTGTTACTGACACTGCTCTACCATAGGAAATCCAACTGCACACTTCAGCAAATATCAAGGAGGTACATACCTGTCTAAAGACATACAAAAAATAAGCTATGCCCCTTCCTTTGCATTATCAGGATAAACtgcagaagaggagaaagatgAGCAATGCACGACACCACTCCtccaaaaaggaaattaaagatGGAATTTTACACtgcaataaaaaatatatttgaaaaaaaaaaatgtacttcacATTAGAAAGACATCACCTGAGTTTCTAAACAATTCTGGTTTTTAAACTACTTCTAAACACAGAAATAGATTAATTACACCTATCCCATTGtgttggtttgggctgggataGAGGTAGTTTTCTTCATAATAGCTACCATGGGGCTATGGTTTGAATTTGTACTCAAAACCAACACACTTACATGTGCAGCTTTTGTtttacctattaaactgtcttaaTCTTgacccatgagttttctcactttgcTTTCCTGATTCCCCCATTCATCCCACGGAGGGGTCACAGTGAGTGAGCCGCTGTACAGCACTCAATTCCTGGCTGCAGTTAAACCACCACACATATAAATCAGGAAACTATTCACAGCAAAGTGAAATTCCATCTTTTATACAGTAGCTGCATAGTAAGTAATGTAgcttttttaaacacaatttaATTCCTTGAAAATGTAATGTTTGCTTCATGCCAATATTATTTTCAGAGCAAGCCAGGAAAATACTAGGCATGGCAAAAGTAGCTACAGGAgttttcaaaaaatatataattattctACTTTAATTGCAAGTTAAGGCCTCCTCAGCTCAACATAGTAGAAGCTGGCTAAAGAACAACTTCCATCACCATTGCAGAAAACACCAGTACATAGTCAAGATGAGCACAAGTCTTATTTTAACCACAACTGAGGCACCAGCCTCCCCTTTGTGCATGTGTATTACACATTTGGAAGAATGCTTTTCCTTCAGCTCACAAAAAATCTGATTTACAGTCTGTGGACATCAGACACCGATGATCCTCACTTTAGTCCTGTTTGCCTTCGCGCCACTGCCGTGAACCCTCGTTCCAGGCCACATAAACAAAGAGAGCAAGCACCACATGGACAGTGACTACAGCAACTATGGCAGCATAAAAATAGCTGTCTCTGTCAGACATTCCCAAGGAACCTGAGAAAACAAGAAAGTAAAGAATATTAGTTATGAGCTAGGAACTCTGACATGTCAGGTCACAATTCTCCCCAAAGACCAAAGTTACATTTAGTCCTGTATCAAAAGTCTGAGCTCAAAATGATTCACAGGAGAAAATTCACTGTGACAGTTAAAGGCCTTGAAACTATTTCATGAGCAAATCAACAGTACAGTATTCAATATTTAACATAAAATAACCTAGATTTGACATCAACAGCTTAGAGTTCTACAATATTCACTTTTTCTGATAGTACCTTCTAGCACCAAACTAACCTCAACATccttttttccaaaatgcaaCTTGTTGTGGGGGaataaaaggggaaagggaggtGGGACGAAGAAGGGGGAGAATTCTGTAATAATTTGACACTAAAACAGGAGAAAACAGTAGAAGAACAATTAAATTCAGAAGACTATTACCTTCTGTATTTAGAATATAAAACAATAATGTCCCACCAGTTACGATACCTGAATGCATCTTATATAAAACAAGCTTTCAAATATTGAAACAACCAAACACTGAAATATTGCTTCCCTTAActgatttaaaaaacccaacagtctccccaaaagcaaacaaaacctaCACATTACAGCACTCCAAAATCATCACCCTGCAAAGACAATCTTTTCAGTGCCAACAGATCTTGTCATTAACTGACACAGTGAAGTTAAAGCTCAGCTTGCTAcactgcaaattaaaaaaaaaaaaaaaagctaaaaaggATCTTGAAAGTTACTTAACAACTTTTGGGCCTTGATGTACTACATACAGCAGTACACACTAAAGGAGAATAATCTCAGAACAACTCGGTTATACACTCATGAGCTGCTCATGAAGCAGCtgctttctcccttcctcctccccattTCCAAAGGAGATAACTTCCTAGAACTGCAGGAGGTAAGTATTAAAGCCTTGCAGAATCAGGACTACAACATGGCTCCTTGTCCAAACAAACAGCCATAAACTcccttcctttttatttttttaattaaaagaaagctCCACAAGCAACCACATTCAAGATCTGAAATTGCATATAACTTGTTTAAATGTACATATGtttcaaaaagcaaattataaacctcagaaacaaaattattctgtcTCAAACACATGACTAGTTTGCAATACCTGCAGGAAACATATCGCTGATGATTCTGACAAAAGTCTTCTGCAGGGTAGTGTTAAAAACCCTTTAGGTATGGGAACAGTGCACCTCTATACAGTATAAATCATTGTATAATAAACAGCAGATTTTGGATTGCAGACCACAATGCAGAGAAAGATACATTGACCATTTATATAATTTGCTGTTCTAACTAGACATTACAGGACTTTTTGTCTACATATGGAAACAAATATTCAAAACAGGAAGAACAAAGTTGCTATTAGAGCATTGTACTTCTCTATTTTAGTAATAATAATGCTAATTGGCAGAAACAAAATTACCTTCAAATACATAAGCCTTTGATGAAAAATATAGCCCAACGGGTAATGTAATCATTAGAGCTGTGAAGAACAGAAGCGTTCTTAAAGTTGATGTTAATGAACCctcatttctgaaataaataagaGAAGTTACACACAAAGTCACATTATACATGCCTGAAACAGGACAAGAACTTGTTCCCAACAGAAGCTGATTAGTTCTCAAGAACTGAGTAAGTGTATTGTTTGGAGGCAATAAAGACTTGAAGTATGCATTTGTTGTCTGCAATAAAAATGAGAGTATCCAAAACAATGTAATGATTCTGCCAGTCTAAGCtcacaaacaaaattaaaaacaaactttaCACTTTTCCCTGTTACTGCTTTATAAGCATTGTAACATATGGGGGTTATGTTAATAGGTTTATCAGTGCATTACTGCATATTGTTAAGTATCTAATATTAGTTATACATGTACATGTCATATGACAGTATCCTGCATTAAAACTTGCCaagttcccttttttttttttaaagtaactaCAAGTTCAGGAAAATGACAAATCCTACAGGCTGGGATAAAAAGGGAAGTACACTGAATGAATTTAACAGTTTACTACTCCAAGTTCCTTTTTATTAGGCCTTCTTcctctatttaaaaataatttatcagtTTTTAACTAAGAGAGCTGTAATAAGTGCAGTAACAGTCACAGCATAGAGCCACTACACCAAAATTTTGCCTTCACAGACCTAAACCTGGAAGACCTTTTACAAGAGAAGGCTTATGAAAGTTTATGTTCTTGGCAGGTCTCCTTGAACCTGACCTGCTAGAACAGGTGCTGTGTTTACAAAACACCACATACAGCCTGGTTCTGTGTGCTTCCACCAGTTCTCACTCACTCTGCCCGGCTAACTACATTATTTTATGCTGAGGTAAACATGTAAGGTAGGCAATAACCTTCTGACTTTCAGAGACTGCATCATTCAAAGACATAAATCCTTAGGGTGTTGAAACACAAATATatgtgtttttctttggaaaaaaaaaaagtggaaatggggaaaaaattatttcatcctCTGACAGTTATGTGCAGCCATGCACAGCTTCTACACTGCAGCCAACAGCACTGCCGGCTGCTCATGTACTGCCATACATTTAGGCAGCATATTAAATAGctttataaaagaaaaacatccgAATTCTTCTCCTTTACTGGCGTTTGCCTGAAGGACTGTCAGGGTGGAGGACAAAACTGCATTCAAAATTTCCCTAGGGAAATTAGAAACCATTCTATCAACACTTACCCACAGAAGAGTCAGATGACCTCCAGCTTATTATTAAAGTTAAAAACTCCACTGCTGACAAATGCTTTTCTTACACTGACATACTCTCATCGCTTCCCTACGCGGCAAAAACAAGCATTGCTGTACAAGCCCAGCCGGGGCCGGCGGGATTCGGGGTGGCCCAGGGTGGCGCAGAGTGACCCAGACAAACCGGGGCCTCCCCACCGCCCGCTCCGGCTCCTCCCGCCCCAGGGCTCTTCCGCGGCTGCCCCAGCGCGGGCTGCTGGTGCCGGGcgcgccccccgccccaccGCGGGccctccccccgccgccccgggaCTCACGGCCTGAACTCGGCCACGGGCACGGCGCTGACGGGCCCCGGCCCGCACCGCTCCATCGCCGCCGCTCGGCCCGCCGGAagcgccgcggggccgcgccTGCGCGGGGAGCAACGCCGCCGTCACCATGGCAACCCTGCGGCTGGCGCGGCCTGGCGGCGGGCGGGAGtactgcaggggctggggacggCTGGGGACGGGGGGACAGAGAgactgagggacagagggacagagggacggAGGGactgagggagggagggacggagggagggagggatggagggacagagggactgagggactgagggactgagggatggagggacaagACAgatggagggacagagggactgagggatggagggacagagggacaagacggatggagggacagagggactgagggatggagagatggagggacagagggacggAGAGACTGAGGGAGGGAGGgccagagggatggagggatggagggaagaaGGGACAAGAcggagggacagagggacagagggactgaGGGACGGAGGGACGGAGGGACGGAGGGAAGAAGGGACAAGACAGATGGAGGGACAGAGAGATCGAGGGGTGAAGGGACAAAATGGATGGAGGGATTGAGGGAAGGAGAGATGGAGGGCCAGAGGGATGGCGGGAGGAAGGGAAGATGGATGGAGGAAtagagggacagagggatggagggaagaaGGGACAGGAAGGATGGAGGgttggagggaaggagaggtggAGAGGCTGAGGGATGGAGGAAATGAGGAATGGAAGGATGCAGGAGTGAAGGGGCAGAGAGATGGAGTGATGGGGGCCAGAGAGATGTGGCAATGGAGGGCAGTCTGGCACCTggaccacagcagcagcttcagctggGCTTGAGCAAAGTCATCATCTCTACAGGGAAAACCACCCTGAGCAGGTTCACTGCCAGCTGGAACAGTGGTGCCATCTGTGCTGCTTACAGGTGCTTTCCTTGAGGGATATGGAAAGTGTGTATGGcaaaactgctgtcagatgtcttGGGTGAAGGTTGAGGCTTTCCAGGAAATGGCTGTGGTTTTGGAGCCAATAAAACCTATGGTATTGAGATGTTTTGATGAACTCATCTGTTCAAAACACTTCAAATGAAATAACACAGGGCCAAGACATTCTCTGAAAGGGAGACTGCGAATTGTCTCTATGTCATCCCGTTAGGAGGGAGGTTTGTTCACTTAAAGGTTTTCTGCTCTCCTGCCACTAAATtaaaattccttctccagccaaagaaaaaaatctgaaagaaacCATCCCCATCATAACTAACAGGAGCTGCATATGAGAGCCCAAGGACTCCTGCAGCATTcgctctcctccagcctgaTGAGCACTAAGCATTTCCAAGGATACACTCTGTTCAAACTATTCATTCACATTCCTGCTGAAGCTACTCCACTTAAATACTCACCAAAGGATGGGCCTGAACCCAGCTCTTCAACAGAAGCCCAGAATGTTACAGTCTCTGCTGTGCAATCAGTCTCATTTGCAGGGGAACTAATTGTTGCTAGTCAATGAACAGCTTTTGCAGGAAATAAAGCCTTGCAAGCTTCCAAACAAAAGCTATGAGAGCTGTTTAATTGACGTTGCCATTTAATTGAATCTCATATACCACAGTAATAACATATTTGGCCCTTTTATGGTAAAATCGTGTTGTTATCTTGCCACTCAGCCATGCCAAACCTTAATTGTGTGAGTCACTAACTCCACATGACTCCTTCTTCATCTTTTCCTGCAGCGTGCAGCCATCCAGCTTTCCTGcaagctctgccctgctccttgcTGCAGTGCCATACAGCACAGGGCATGGCAGAGCGGCCTCTTCTTTCCCTCCTGAGCCACCAGGGCATCCTGCTGC from Taeniopygia guttata chromosome 4A, bTaeGut7.mat, whole genome shotgun sequence includes:
- the VMA21 gene encoding vacuolar ATPase assembly integral membrane protein VMA21, with protein sequence MERCGPGPVSAVPVAEFRPNEGSLTSTLRTLLFFTALMITLPVGLYFSSKAYVFEGSLGMSDRDSYFYAAIVAVVTVHVVLALFVYVAWNEGSRQWREGKQD